In a genomic window of Scyliorhinus torazame isolate Kashiwa2021f chromosome 5, sScyTor2.1, whole genome shotgun sequence:
- the LOC140419975 gene encoding uncharacterized protein encodes MKKPWKCGDCGKGFKAPSALETHRRIHTGEKPFTCPQCEKGFTQLSALRRHRPIHTGERPFTCSQCEKGLTTLSSLWRHQRVHTGERPFTCSQCEKGFTELSKLRIHQRLHTGERLFICSQCEKDFTELSKLRIHQRVHTGERPFTCSQCGKRFTQLSSLRKHQRAHTGEKPFTCSQCEKGFTRLSTLRIHQRVHTGERPFTCSQCEKEFTQLSNLQRHQRVHTGERAFNCSQCVKRFTTSSSLRIHQLVHTEERPFTCSQCGKGFAQLSHLQTHQQVHTGEKELTCSS; translated from the coding sequence ATGAAGAAACCTTGGAAAtgcggggactgtgggaagggattcaaggctccatctgcactggaaactcatcgacgtattcacactggggagaagccattcacctgccctcagtgtgagaagggattcactcaattatccgccCTGCGAAGACATCGacccattcacactggggagaggccgttcacctgctctcagtgtgagaagggattgacTACTTTATCGAGCCTTTggagacaccaacgagttcacactggggagaggccgttcacctgctctcagtgtgagaagggattcacagaGTTATCGAAACTACGGAtacatcagcgacttcacactggggagaggctgttcatctgctctcagtgtgagaaagacTTCACTGAGTTATCGAAACTGCgtatacaccagcgggttcacactggggagaggccattcacctgctcgcagtgtgggaagagattcactcagttatccagcctgcggaaacaccagcgagctcacactggggagaagccattcacctgttctcagtgtgagaagggattcactcggttatccaccctgcggatacatcagcgagttcacactggggagaggccgttcacctgctctcaatgtgagaaggaattcactcagttatccaacctgcagagacaccagcgagttcacactggggagagggcattCAATTGCTCTCAGTGTGTGAAGAGATTCACTACTTCATCAAGCCTGAGGATACACCAGcttgttcacactgaggagaggccgttcacctgctctcagtgcgggaagggattcgctcagttatcccacctgcagacacaccagcaagttcacacaggggagaaggagttAACCTGCTCttcgtga